A genomic window from Gloeocapsopsis sp. IPPAS B-1203 includes:
- the ruvB gene encoding Holliday junction branch migration DNA helicase RuvB, protein MAIISSKQSHSEPERRNTTTTRRPTPQREELLQPKATVDERSKQEESIRPQKFADYIGQKDLKEVLDIAIKAAKARSEILDHLLLYGSPGLGKTTMALILAAEMGVNCKITSAPALERPRDIVGLLVGLQPGDVLFIDEIHRLSRMAEEILYPAMEDFRVDITTGKGSSAKSRSIPLQKFTLVGATTRAGSLSSPLRDRFGLVQRLRFYQPEELSQIVLRTAQLLQTAIADDGALEIARRSRGTPRIANRLLKRVRDYAEVKSAGTIDQNVAAEALELFQVDPCGLDWTDRQMLSVMIEQFNGGPVGIETMAAATGEDTQTIEEVYEPYLMQIGYLQRTPRGRVASPAAYQHLGFTPPNEQLSLLP, encoded by the coding sequence ATGGCGATAATTTCTTCTAAGCAATCTCACTCTGAACCCGAACGCCGTAACACGACAACTACTCGTCGTCCCACTCCCCAGCGTGAAGAACTTTTACAGCCGAAAGCGACAGTTGATGAGCGTAGTAAGCAAGAAGAAAGCATTCGCCCCCAAAAATTTGCTGATTACATTGGTCAAAAAGATTTAAAAGAAGTTCTTGATATTGCTATTAAAGCGGCAAAAGCTAGAAGTGAAATCCTCGATCACCTACTATTGTATGGTTCACCTGGATTGGGAAAAACCACAATGGCGCTGATTTTAGCCGCAGAAATGGGCGTTAATTGCAAAATCACGAGTGCGCCAGCCTTAGAACGTCCACGAGATATTGTGGGTCTTCTTGTGGGATTGCAGCCAGGAGATGTTTTATTTATCGATGAAATTCATCGTTTATCGCGCATGGCAGAAGAAATTTTGTATCCGGCGATGGAAGATTTTCGGGTTGACATTACAACGGGTAAAGGTTCAAGTGCCAAGTCTCGCAGCATACCCTTGCAAAAGTTTACTTTGGTAGGAGCAACAACACGCGCAGGTTCGCTATCATCACCGTTACGCGATCGCTTCGGATTAGTACAACGATTGCGGTTTTATCAGCCCGAAGAACTCAGTCAAATTGTTTTGCGTACAGCACAGTTACTTCAAACGGCGATCGCTGATGATGGGGCGCTAGAAATTGCGCGGCGATCGCGCGGAACACCAAGAATTGCCAATCGCTTGCTGAAAAGAGTACGCGACTACGCCGAAGTTAAATCTGCGGGAACTATCGACCAAAATGTTGCAGCCGAAGCATTAGAACTATTTCAAGTCGATCCTTGCGGCTTAGATTGGACAGATCGCCAAATGCTAAGTGTGATGATTGAACAGTTTAATGGCGGACCTGTCGGTATTGAAACAATGGCAGCAGCCACAGGCGAAGATACACAGACGATTGAGGAAGTGTATGAACCATACCTGATGCAAATAGGCTATCTCCAGCGAACACCTCGCGGTAGAGTTGCTAGTCCTGCAGCATATCAACACTTGGGTTTTACTCCGCCTAATGAGCAGCTTTCTTTACTACCATAA
- the hisF gene encoding imidazole glycerol phosphate synthase subunit HisF yields the protein MLAKRILPCLDVNAGRVVKGINFVNLQDAGDPVELAKVYNAAGADELVFLDITATHEDRDIIIDVVYRTAEQVFIPLTVGGGIQSLEQIKSLLRAGADKVSINSAAVRQPELIDRASDRFGNQCIVIAIDARRRQDAANPGWDVYVRGGRENTGIDALSWAKEVAQRGAGELLVTSMDADGTQAGYDLELTRAIASAVEIPVIASGGAGNCEHIHTALTEGKAEAALLASLLHYGQLSVREIKDYLRDRGCPVRVTA from the coding sequence ATGTTAGCAAAAAGAATTCTGCCGTGTTTGGATGTCAACGCGGGGCGAGTGGTGAAAGGAATTAACTTTGTTAATTTACAAGATGCGGGCGATCCTGTTGAACTTGCCAAAGTTTACAATGCTGCTGGAGCAGACGAACTCGTGTTTCTTGATATTACAGCAACTCATGAAGACCGCGACATCATTATTGATGTGGTGTATCGCACAGCAGAACAGGTGTTTATTCCCCTCACTGTTGGCGGTGGTATTCAATCCTTAGAACAAATTAAAAGTTTGTTAAGAGCCGGCGCAGATAAAGTAAGTATCAATTCTGCTGCTGTAAGGCAACCTGAACTTATTGACCGTGCTAGCGATCGCTTTGGTAATCAGTGTATAGTCATTGCTATAGACGCACGACGGAGGCAAGACGCAGCTAACCCTGGATGGGATGTTTATGTACGGGGTGGACGCGAAAACACTGGCATTGATGCGCTTTCTTGGGCAAAAGAAGTCGCACAAAGAGGCGCAGGCGAATTACTAGTCACGAGCATGGATGCTGATGGCACGCAAGCTGGATATGACTTGGAATTAACGCGGGCGATCGCTTCGGCAGTTGAAATTCCTGTCATTGCTTCTGGTGGTGCAGGCAACTGCGAACACATTCATACTGCACTCACTGAAGGTAAAGCCGAAGCCGCCTTATTGGCATCGCTGTTACATTACGGTCAATTAAGTGTTAGAGAAATTAAAGATTACTTGCGCGATCGCGGGTGTCCAGTCAGAGTCACAGCTTAA
- a CDS encoding tetratricopeptide repeat protein — MIRLIVIFLILLFGVTEPALAQSQPQITAEQFQQLDSLAQQALDATNSGDFATAETYWTQIIDLFPDNPAAWSNRGNARVSQNKLDEALADYDKSVELAPNAPDPYLNRGTAYEGLERWDLAIADYNRVLEIDPNDAMAYNNRGNAEAGLGQWENAIADYRKSTEIASNFAFARANYALALYQVGKKDEAIRNMRNIVRKYPNFADMRAALTAAYWEQGKQGEAESNWVSAVGLDQRYQDINWVANIRRWPPVMVAALEKFQKLKS, encoded by the coding sequence ATGATACGACTCATTGTTATTTTCTTAATACTTTTATTTGGGGTAACGGAACCGGCGTTAGCGCAATCCCAACCACAAATAACAGCAGAACAGTTTCAACAACTCGACAGTTTAGCCCAACAAGCTTTAGATGCTACCAACAGTGGCGATTTTGCCACTGCAGAAACCTACTGGACGCAAATTATTGACTTATTTCCTGATAACCCTGCTGCATGGAGTAATCGTGGAAATGCCAGAGTGAGTCAAAACAAACTTGATGAAGCACTAGCCGACTACGATAAATCTGTAGAATTAGCCCCGAATGCTCCCGATCCTTACTTAAATCGCGGTACAGCCTATGAGGGATTAGAACGATGGGATCTGGCGATCGCTGACTACAATCGCGTCCTCGAAATTGACCCCAATGATGCGATGGCGTATAACAATCGCGGTAATGCTGAGGCTGGTTTAGGACAATGGGAAAATGCCATTGCCGATTATCGTAAATCAACAGAGATTGCCTCTAATTTTGCTTTTGCTCGTGCCAACTATGCTTTAGCGTTGTATCAAGTCGGCAAAAAAGACGAAGCAATTCGTAATATGCGCAATATTGTCCGTAAATATCCTAACTTTGCTGATATGCGGGCTGCCCTAACTGCAGCATATTGGGAACAAGGAAAACAAGGCGAAGCTGAGAGTAACTGGGTATCAGCAGTTGGACTCGATCAACGTTATCAAGATATCAACTGGGTCGCAAATATACGTCGTTGGCCTCCTGTCATGGTAGCAGCATTAGAGAAGTTTCAGAAATTAAAATCTTAG